The Solirubrobacterales bacterium genome includes a region encoding these proteins:
- a CDS encoding MarP family serine protease, translating to MNFVDVIIAVFALALAVIGYERGLIGSALPLAGFVVGAAIGGRLGPALLAGGGGSPYAPLITVVAGLVLGVTLAVLMEGFSADLSARISGGTLGYRLDGIGGAALLAALGLLLAWAFGAVALNSPGPGERDLRHALQSSRILTALNDLLPPSGPLLNVLRRIDPTPTVRGPNANVQAPNGAIAKDSDVHGAGDSVVKVLGSACGLGIEGSGWVAGPELVVTNAHVVAGEDDTTVTLRSGETLDASAVHYEPHNDLAILHVAGMEAPALRLAPSVPKGTAAAVLGYPGNGPFTISPARVGRTGQVISQDSYGLGPVQRQMTPFRGQVESGNSGGPAVDAAGQVLTTVFAAEQGGAPPGGLGVPNQVVRRALEGDLRPTDTGPCSA from the coding sequence GTGAATTTCGTCGACGTGATCATCGCCGTCTTCGCCCTCGCGCTGGCCGTGATCGGCTACGAGCGAGGCCTGATCGGCAGCGCCCTGCCGCTGGCGGGGTTCGTGGTTGGCGCGGCGATCGGGGGCCGCCTCGGCCCCGCGCTCCTGGCGGGGGGTGGGGGGTCCCCCTATGCGCCCCTGATCACGGTGGTTGCAGGGCTCGTGCTGGGCGTCACCCTGGCGGTGTTGATGGAGGGCTTTTCCGCGGACCTCAGCGCCCGGATCTCAGGCGGCACGTTGGGCTACCGGCTCGACGGGATCGGGGGCGCCGCGCTGCTCGCCGCCCTGGGCCTCCTGCTCGCCTGGGCGTTCGGCGCCGTCGCCCTCAACTCGCCGGGGCCCGGCGAGCGCGACCTGCGTCACGCGCTCCAGAGCTCGCGGATTCTGACCGCGCTGAACGACCTCCTGCCGCCCTCGGGGCCGCTTCTCAACGTCCTGCGGCGAATCGATCCAACGCCGACCGTCAGGGGGCCGAACGCGAACGTCCAAGCGCCCAATGGGGCGATCGCCAAGGATTCAGACGTGCATGGAGCGGGAGACAGCGTGGTGAAGGTCCTCGGCTCCGCCTGCGGGCTTGGGATCGAGGGGTCCGGATGGGTCGCCGGACCCGAGCTCGTGGTGACCAACGCGCACGTGGTCGCGGGGGAGGACGACACCACCGTGACGCTGCGATCGGGCGAGACACTGGACGCGTCGGCCGTTCACTACGAGCCGCACAACGACCTCGCGATCCTCCACGTCGCCGGGATGGAGGCACCGGCGTTGCGGCTCGCGCCAAGCGTGCCCAAGGGGACGGCCGCCGCGGTGTTGGGCTATCCGGGGAATGGACCCTTCACGATCTCGCCGGCACGCGTCGGTCGCACCGGGCAGGTGATCAGCCAGGACTCCTACGGACTGGGGCCGGTGCAGCGCCAGATGACCCCGTTTCGTGGTCAGGTCGAAAGCGGCAACTCCGGCGGCCCCGCCGTGGACGCCGCCGGGCAGGTGCTGACGACGGTCTTCGCGGCGGAGCAGGGAGGGGCGCCCCCGGGAGGGCTCGGCGTCCCGAACCAGGTCGTGCGCCGGGCGCTGGAGGGAGACCTGCGGCCCACGGATACGGGTCCCTGCTCGGCGTAG
- a CDS encoding penicillin-binding transpeptidase domain-containing protein produces the protein MSPISPAAERRRRLLTRAVPVAVLAIAAFIAWAIISGGGPELSAAQRFADAWERQDFAAMHEELSPKAARRYPLAQFTDDYGRAQETATVASVETGAPSAAESGDQPAAAVPVSLDTHAFGQISGRLLLPLDGDEIAWSPELVFPGLEPGGRLVRRARVPERAPILARDGTPLAEGPAASRSSPLGAAAQSVAGSTAAPTPELDRELSRLGFPSGTPTGASGLELAFNRRLAGQPGGELLAVGSEGGPPGGTVLAQGSPVTGKPVHTTIDPVLQRAAVAALGGQYGGVAVLDARKGSVLALAGIAFSGPQPPGSTFKVITTTAALEAGVVELTDQFPVQTSVEIGGREVANAHNEACGGSFVEAFAQSCNSVFVPLGPKIGSERLVQSAERYGFNSPPALFDQAAIRAVNVPQSTIPTSIPDELELGVSAIGQGQVLATPLQMASVAQTIADDGTRSPTGIVSDRKLQSAAKPVRVTSGKVATTVRDLMIQVVKSGTGTAAALPGVQVAGKTGTAELGPKPLEPGKEAGAAPEQEVDAWFTAFAPAEDPKLAAAAMVVNADGDGGTVAAPIVRQVLAVGLGGG, from the coding sequence TTGAGCCCGATCAGCCCCGCTGCGGAGCGCCGCCGCCGACTTTTGACCAGAGCCGTGCCGGTCGCCGTGCTGGCCATCGCCGCGTTCATCGCCTGGGCGATCATCAGCGGCGGGGGTCCCGAGCTCTCGGCCGCCCAGCGCTTTGCGGACGCGTGGGAACGCCAGGACTTCGCCGCCATGCACGAGGAGCTCTCCCCCAAGGCGGCCAGGCGCTACCCGCTGGCCCAGTTCACCGACGACTATGGCAGGGCCCAGGAGACGGCCACGGTGGCGAGCGTGGAGACAGGCGCGCCCTCCGCGGCCGAATCTGGGGACCAGCCGGCAGCGGCGGTCCCTGTAAGCCTGGACACTCACGCCTTCGGTCAGATCTCCGGCCGACTCCTGCTGCCGCTGGACGGCGACGAGATCGCCTGGTCCCCGGAACTCGTATTCCCGGGCCTGGAGCCCGGAGGCCGTCTCGTCCGGCGAGCCCGAGTCCCCGAACGCGCCCCCATCCTGGCTCGGGACGGGACGCCGCTGGCGGAGGGCCCGGCCGCGAGCCGTTCCTCCCCGCTGGGCGCGGCCGCGCAGAGCGTCGCCGGGAGCACCGCGGCCCCCACCCCCGAGCTGGACCGCGAGCTCTCCCGGCTCGGGTTCCCTTCCGGCACGCCGACCGGGGCCAGCGGGCTCGAGCTCGCCTTCAACCGACGGCTCGCCGGACAACCGGGCGGGGAGCTCCTCGCGGTGGGCAGCGAGGGCGGTCCACCCGGCGGAACAGTCCTGGCCCAAGGCTCGCCCGTCACGGGCAAGCCCGTTCACACCACGATCGACCCGGTCCTCCAGCGCGCGGCGGTGGCGGCACTCGGGGGCCAGTACGGCGGCGTCGCGGTCCTGGACGCGCGCAAGGGCTCAGTGCTGGCGCTCGCGGGGATCGCGTTCTCTGGCCCACAGCCTCCCGGCTCGACGTTCAAGGTGATCACCACCACCGCCGCACTCGAGGCCGGGGTGGTGGAGCTCACGGACCAGTTCCCGGTCCAGACCTCCGTCGAGATCGGCGGGCGCGAGGTCGCCAACGCCCACAATGAAGCGTGTGGCGGCAGCTTCGTGGAGGCGTTCGCGCAGTCGTGCAACAGCGTCTTCGTCCCACTCGGGCCGAAGATCGGGTCGGAGCGGCTCGTGCAGTCGGCGGAGCGCTACGGCTTCAATTCGCCCCCCGCCCTCTTCGACCAGGCGGCCATTCGGGCTGTGAACGTGCCCCAGAGCACGATCCCCACATCGATCCCCGATGAGCTCGAGCTCGGCGTGAGCGCGATCGGTCAGGGCCAGGTGCTGGCGACGCCGCTGCAGATGGCGTCGGTCGCCCAGACGATCGCCGACGATGGGACGCGGAGTCCCACCGGGATCGTCAGCGACCGCAAGCTGCAGTCCGCGGCGAAGCCCGTGCGGGTGACGTCGGGGAAGGTGGCGACCACCGTCCGCGACCTGATGATTCAGGTGGTCAAGAGTGGGACGGGGACGGCGGCCGCGCTCCCAGGTGTGCAGGTGGCCGGCAAGACAGGCACCGCCGAGCTTGGGCCGAAGCCGCTCGAGCCCGGCAAGGAGGCCGGCGCGGCCCCCGAGCAGGAGGTGGACGCCTGGTTCACCGCCTTCGCACCGGCGGAGGACCCGAAGCTCGCGGCGGCGGCCATGGTCGTCAACGCCGACGGGGACGGCGGCACCGTGGCTGCCCCGATCGTGCGGCAGGTCCTTGCCGTAGGCCTCGGTGGCGGTTAG
- a CDS encoding gamma-glutamylcyclotransferase family protein, with protein sequence MSPRLAVFGYGSLVSLASAERTLGRSTASAGAARLTGWARSWTQARDNLRSEKTFALADGTTPSYCLGLNVERRPGPGPNGSLIEITEEELDRLAVREIRYDRVEVTAEIAAEGPLDFDRVVTFTAKPSNYAPSPPPGAIILASYARAVEAAFESLGPSQLELFHATTDPRPVEIVYGVLVRDRIPAGNPREW encoded by the coding sequence GTGAGCCCTCGGCTCGCCGTATTTGGGTACGGCTCGCTCGTCAGCCTGGCGAGCGCGGAGCGAACCCTGGGCAGGTCCACGGCGAGCGCCGGCGCGGCGCGGCTGACAGGCTGGGCACGAAGCTGGACTCAGGCGCGCGACAACCTCCGCTCCGAGAAGACCTTCGCCCTCGCCGACGGCACCACTCCCTCCTACTGCCTCGGCCTCAACGTCGAGCGGCGCCCCGGACCGGGGCCCAACGGGTCCTTGATCGAGATCACCGAGGAGGAGCTCGATCGCCTCGCCGTGCGCGAGATCCGCTACGACCGGGTCGAGGTCACCGCCGAGATCGCGGCCGAGGGGCCCTTGGACTTCGACCGCGTGGTCACCTTCACCGCCAAGCCCTCCAACTACGCCCCGTCGCCGCCACCGGGAGCGATCATTCTCGCCTCCTACGCCCGCGCGGTGGAGGCGGCGTTCGAGTCCCTCGGCCCCAGCCAGCTGGAGCTGTTCCATGCCACAACCGACCCGCGGCCGGTCGAGATCGTCTATGGCGTGCTGGTCCGCGACCGGATCCCCGCCGGCAATCCGCGGGAGTGGTAA
- a CDS encoding UvrD-helicase domain-containing protein: MSAASDLTLAPPPEHTPEQQAAIEPRSSDVFTEAGAGTGKTRVLVERYCDAVTEDGSAPDAILAFTFTERAAGELRQRIRRQLVARSRAAFDAGEHDRARQIADAAREGERAWITTMHGFCRRLLATHPVAAHMDPRFRVLDELESARLGERAFSAALEEGVAAGGDAVASFAAGFNQLRLKETVRAAHERLRSQGVDPPRLPEPGAPVRSVKDKGESATLSPAEAALAADGFAALRSLLDAYHDRYERLKAERSGADFEDLELRALALLESPGPVRTAWRERFDHLMVDEFQDTNGVQLALIDALRGPQTRLFVVGDEFQSIYRFRHADLEVFRRRRDEARRDGRTLERPLRGNFRSRPEVLAAVNFAGAALLRDFVPLEAGREAGVGPATELLLTDVSADKPGQPTGWRAEGIDLEPPAAEGSPPCVAEARFLAQRLRELADADVPRGDMVVLLRAFTHVDAYEEALERAGLAPYVVGGRGYWSQQQVEDVLRLLGVVANPLDDELLFGALASPGCGVSPDALWLLRRAARTPEGDPRHVWPTVEGGEWPAEMAAGDSERLGRFQETLVRLRDEAPLLPLDSLIDRAISAFDYDLALLARPGGRRRMANVRKLMRMAAEYEEHEGRNLRGFLDFAEERTLRDGREGMAALQVEGHDGVRVMTVHAAKGLEFPVVAVADLGRGLGMGSREGDVVIGRIDEADTDTGAAARQQAAARAGFGMRLPIAAAGSLRLWELVELCGDERRADIEEACRLVHVALSRAQDRLILSGIFRSSDLEAPEEPRPGHSALKLLLPALRERGWGGGDESVDLDRAPAIGGAPSGGPQPRLVIRTQAPSTARAAELCRRTPWAAPSADGAQDRVQGHLLEGLEPAGAAGRLSYSALATYSGCGYRFYVERVLGLEAPIFREESPEGDQDGDRLRSDEIPAPAAGPRERSLAIGTAVHAALEASARRSWALPDDAEMETILARTGLGRDGEARDRVLALVQGWLTSELRAELDASGARLRPEVPFVLGLGGAVVRGKIDLLAELPDGPLVVDYKTDALGEVDASALADRYGTQRDLYALAVHGARRNGEAASVRAAYCFLEAPERASVESYDEARVGAARTRLEELVAGIRAGRFERTDAPHSALCYGCPAAARLCAKPAWRPQWAASSAR; the protein is encoded by the coding sequence ATGAGCGCCGCCTCCGACCTCACCTTGGCTCCGCCTCCCGAGCACACCCCGGAGCAGCAGGCCGCCATCGAGCCGCGCTCCAGCGACGTATTCACGGAGGCCGGAGCAGGCACCGGCAAGACCCGGGTCCTCGTCGAGCGCTACTGCGACGCCGTGACCGAGGACGGCAGCGCTCCCGATGCCATCCTCGCCTTCACCTTCACCGAGCGGGCGGCGGGCGAGCTGCGGCAGCGGATCCGGCGCCAGCTCGTCGCCAGATCCCGAGCCGCGTTCGATGCCGGCGAGCACGACCGCGCCCGGCAGATCGCCGACGCCGCACGAGAGGGCGAGCGGGCGTGGATCACCACCATGCACGGGTTCTGCCGGCGCCTGTTGGCGACGCATCCCGTGGCCGCTCACATGGACCCGCGCTTTCGCGTCCTCGACGAGCTCGAGTCGGCCAGGCTCGGCGAGCGGGCGTTCAGCGCCGCGCTGGAGGAAGGCGTGGCGGCGGGTGGGGACGCCGTCGCTAGCTTCGCGGCAGGCTTCAACCAGCTCCGCCTCAAAGAGACCGTACGGGCCGCGCACGAGCGGCTTCGAAGCCAGGGAGTGGACCCACCCCGTCTGCCGGAACCGGGAGCCCCGGTGCGATCCGTGAAAGACAAGGGCGAGAGCGCGACGCTGTCTCCGGCCGAGGCCGCCCTGGCCGCCGACGGTTTCGCGGCGTTGCGGTCCCTGCTCGACGCCTACCACGACCGCTACGAGCGGCTCAAGGCCGAGCGCTCCGGGGCGGACTTCGAGGACCTCGAGCTCAGGGCGCTCGCGCTCCTGGAGTCGCCCGGGCCTGTGCGTACCGCGTGGCGGGAGCGCTTCGACCACCTGATGGTCGACGAGTTCCAGGATACGAACGGCGTCCAACTGGCGCTGATCGACGCGCTACGCGGCCCCCAGACGCGGCTGTTCGTCGTCGGCGACGAGTTTCAATCCATCTACCGGTTCCGCCACGCCGACCTGGAGGTGTTCCGCCGCCGCCGGGATGAGGCCAGGAGGGACGGGCGCACGCTCGAGCGGCCGTTGCGGGGGAACTTCCGTTCTCGACCGGAGGTGCTCGCCGCGGTCAACTTCGCGGGTGCGGCCCTGCTCCGCGACTTCGTGCCGCTCGAGGCTGGTCGGGAGGCAGGCGTTGGGCCGGCAACCGAGCTCCTGCTCACGGACGTTTCGGCCGACAAACCCGGGCAGCCGACCGGCTGGAGAGCAGAGGGGATTGACCTTGAGCCGCCCGCTGCGGAGGGGAGCCCGCCGTGCGTCGCCGAGGCCCGCTTCCTAGCCCAGCGCCTGCGCGAGCTGGCCGACGCCGACGTCCCGCGCGGCGACATGGTCGTGCTCCTGCGGGCCTTCACCCACGTGGATGCCTACGAGGAGGCGCTTGAACGGGCCGGCCTGGCTCCGTACGTCGTCGGCGGTCGAGGCTATTGGTCCCAGCAGCAGGTCGAGGACGTGTTGCGACTGCTCGGCGTGGTCGCGAACCCGCTGGACGACGAGCTCCTGTTCGGCGCGCTGGCCTCTCCGGGCTGCGGCGTGAGCCCCGACGCGCTCTGGCTCCTGCGCCGGGCGGCCCGCACTCCGGAGGGCGATCCTCGACACGTCTGGCCGACCGTCGAAGGGGGCGAATGGCCGGCCGAGATGGCCGCCGGGGACTCCGAGCGCCTGGGCCGGTTCCAGGAGACCCTGGTCCGTCTTCGAGACGAGGCGCCGCTGCTGCCGCTCGATTCGCTGATCGACCGGGCGATCTCCGCCTTCGACTACGACCTGGCCCTGCTGGCACGCCCGGGTGGGCGACGGCGGATGGCCAACGTGCGCAAGCTGATGCGGATGGCGGCCGAGTACGAGGAGCACGAGGGCCGCAACCTTCGTGGCTTCCTCGACTTCGCCGAGGAGCGCACGCTGCGCGACGGTCGCGAGGGGATGGCAGCGCTCCAGGTCGAGGGACACGACGGCGTCCGGGTGATGACGGTGCATGCCGCCAAGGGTCTGGAGTTCCCCGTGGTCGCCGTGGCCGACCTCGGGCGCGGGCTCGGGATGGGAAGCCGTGAAGGCGACGTCGTCATCGGCCGGATCGATGAGGCGGACACCGACACAGGGGCCGCCGCTCGCCAACAGGCTGCCGCGCGCGCCGGGTTCGGGATGCGGCTGCCGATCGCGGCTGCCGGGTCCCTGCGATTGTGGGAGCTGGTGGAGCTCTGCGGGGACGAACGCCGCGCGGACATCGAGGAGGCCTGCCGTCTCGTCCACGTGGCGCTCTCGCGAGCCCAGGACCGGCTGATCCTGAGCGGCATCTTCCGCTCGAGCGACCTCGAAGCCCCCGAGGAGCCGAGGCCTGGTCACTCGGCCCTGAAGCTGCTGCTCCCTGCGCTCCGCGAGCGGGGCTGGGGCGGTGGCGACGAGTCGGTGGACCTCGACCGTGCGCCGGCGATCGGGGGCGCTCCCTCCGGAGGGCCGCAGCCGCGGCTCGTGATCCGCACACAAGCACCGAGCACGGCGCGCGCCGCCGAGCTCTGCCGCCGGACCCCCTGGGCGGCGCCGTCCGCCGACGGCGCCCAGGATCGGGTCCAGGGGCACCTGCTGGAAGGGCTCGAGCCGGCGGGAGCGGCCGGCCGCCTGTCCTATTCCGCCCTCGCCACCTACTCCGGCTGTGGCTACCGCTTCTACGTCGAGCGGGTGCTCGGCCTGGAGGCGCCGATCTTTCGCGAGGAGTCCCCGGAGGGCGACCAGGACGGCGATCGCCTGCGGAGCGACGAGATTCCCGCTCCGGCGGCTGGGCCGCGTGAGCGGTCGCTGGCGATCGGCACCGCGGTCCACGCCGCCCTGGAGGCGAGCGCGCGACGCTCCTGGGCGTTGCCCGACGACGCGGAGATGGAGACGATCCTGGCGCGAACGGGCCTGGGCCGCGACGGGGAGGCCCGCGACCGCGTCCTGGCGCTGGTCCAGGGATGGCTCACCTCCGAGCTTCGCGCCGAGCTCGACGCGAGCGGTGCGCGCCTGCGGCCCGAGGTTCCGTTCGTGCTCGGGCTGGGGGGCGCGGTGGTGCGCGGAAAGATCGACCTGCTGGCCGAGCTTCCCGACGGCCCCCTGGTCGTGGACTACAAGACCGATGCCCTCGGGGAGGTCGACGCGAGTGCGCTGGCGGACCGCTACGGGACTCAGCGCGACCTCTACGCGCTCGCCGTCCATGGCGCGCGACGAAATGGGGAGGCGGCGAGCGTGCGCGCGGCCTATTGCTTTTTGGAGGCTCCCGAGCGCGCCTCGGTCGAGAGCTACGACGAGGCCCGGGTCGGGGCAGCGCGCACGCGCTTGGAGGAACTCGTGGCCGGAATTCGCGCCGGCCGCTTCGAGCGCACCGACGCCCCCCACTCCGCGCTCTGCTACGGCTGCCCGGCCGCGGCGCGGCTCTGCGCGAAGCCCGCCTGGCGGCCGCAGTGGGCCGCCTCGTCAGCACGGTGA
- a CDS encoding helix-turn-helix domain-containing protein has product MSGLPQAEGAPARSNGRPARVCPEFHHAVELIGKRWAGAIIWALSEHPHYFAELSQAVPGLSDRLLSRRLRELESEGLVTRSVYADTPPRVSYALTEKGKALRPAIRELRAWAQHWNSD; this is encoded by the coding sequence GTGTCAGGGCTACCGCAAGCCGAGGGCGCTCCGGCGCGGTCCAACGGCCGCCCGGCGCGCGTTTGTCCCGAGTTTCATCACGCGGTGGAGCTGATCGGCAAGCGCTGGGCGGGCGCGATCATCTGGGCGCTCTCCGAGCATCCGCACTACTTCGCCGAGCTGTCGCAGGCGGTCCCGGGCCTCTCGGACCGCCTCCTGTCGCGGCGCCTGCGCGAGCTGGAGAGCGAGGGCCTGGTGACTCGCTCGGTGTACGCCGACACGCCGCCACGCGTCTCGTATGCGCTGACGGAGAAGGGCAAGGCCCTACGGCCGGCGATCCGCGAGCTTCGCGCCTGGGCTCAGCACTGGAACAGCGACTGA
- a CDS encoding PD-(D/E)XK nuclease family protein: protein MSLGLIVGPPNSGRAGEIRARLEAALDRDPVLVVPTLDDADQFERELSAGDAAVVGASIRTFRAFSEELATATGAGLRPQLSDAQRLALVRAAVRETRLGPLSGSAARPGFAPALERLISELQSSVISPGELGDATAELEDGAYESELARLYGAYIDKRDVAERDDAHSALRKATAALRQRPQAWDSRPVLLYGFDDLTEEQLDLVAALTGACEVTVAVNYEDREALAPRAVLLARLRDELGGTEEDRLAFDDGYTQSAALRHLDRHLFEAGAGGIEPDDGIAMLECGGERGQAEAVGGEVAKLLAAGVPADAIAVVLRHPDRHGPLFARVLEGLGVPVAAEASVPLARTAAGRGLTALARASLPDAGGEELLAFMRARPGKPQGIGDWVERRLLRGEAHTADELVAGWKARPWMLAAVRDARPGGEWLRALAAAAHELAEESHAGQEPVDGRSQGGAAGEAVPFAPLELRAAAAAASTLTDLAELDGIAGSAAPAPAEALELLEEVRVPLWRGPTEGRVRVLGPYRARAARARHLFVCSLQDGEFPGGDTGDPLLGDERRRRLGIPALVRQDQATEERYLFHACACRPTERLWLCWRSSDEEGRPATRSPFVDEALDLLAPAPEEAEERLKRVHGLEHVVFEPADAPSARELARSLAACGPRKREDLPGPLANPGVLAELQRRDPVGPGTIEKWIECSYRWFVDHELSPQRLEPDPDHLTTGSIVHDVLERLYSEPPGEDRIPRTDDVARWRQHAATLLEGEAERRGLEPHLPGTRILMARMRAQIERLLDREAAGETELRPALFEASFGEGADSLVPSLDLGEVRIHGQIDRVDVTPDGRFGVVYDYKTGSRVWAAAKLGDEGKLQLQLYARALRDRWDIEPIGGLYYPLGARNDPRPRGFVAAGTEATEALDVLSTDRLEPDEVQEMLEAGASRAKEKVAAMREGEIGRDPNGGACPVWCRYQPICRLERSIGAEEATGNGEGGNGAG, encoded by the coding sequence ATGTCTCTCGGACTGATCGTCGGACCCCCGAACTCTGGCCGCGCCGGAGAGATTCGGGCGCGCCTGGAGGCCGCGCTCGACCGCGATCCGGTGCTGGTCGTCCCCACGCTCGACGACGCAGACCAGTTCGAGCGCGAGCTGTCCGCCGGGGATGCCGCGGTCGTCGGGGCCTCCATCCGCACCTTTCGCGCCTTCAGCGAAGAGCTCGCCACGGCCACGGGGGCGGGGCTCCGTCCCCAGCTCTCGGATGCGCAGCGCCTGGCGCTCGTCCGCGCCGCGGTCCGTGAAACTCGCCTTGGGCCGCTCAGCGGCTCGGCGGCCCGACCCGGGTTCGCACCAGCGCTCGAGCGACTGATCTCAGAGCTCCAGTCGAGCGTCATCAGCCCCGGCGAGCTCGGGGACGCGACTGCCGAGCTCGAGGACGGCGCCTACGAGTCCGAGCTCGCGCGGCTCTATGGGGCCTACATCGACAAACGGGACGTCGCGGAGCGCGACGATGCCCATTCGGCCCTCCGCAAGGCCACGGCCGCGTTGCGCCAGCGGCCGCAAGCTTGGGACTCGAGGCCGGTGCTCCTGTACGGCTTCGACGATCTGACCGAGGAGCAGCTCGACCTGGTGGCGGCCCTGACCGGCGCCTGCGAGGTCACGGTCGCCGTCAACTACGAGGACCGCGAGGCGCTCGCGCCGCGAGCCGTACTGCTGGCCCGGCTGCGCGACGAGCTCGGGGGCACGGAGGAGGACAGGCTCGCCTTCGATGACGGCTACACGCAGAGCGCGGCCCTGCGCCACCTCGATCGCCACCTGTTCGAGGCAGGCGCCGGCGGGATCGAGCCGGACGACGGGATCGCGATGCTCGAATGCGGTGGCGAGCGCGGGCAGGCGGAGGCCGTCGGCGGCGAGGTCGCCAAGCTGCTCGCCGCCGGAGTCCCTGCGGACGCCATCGCGGTGGTACTGCGGCATCCCGATCGCCACGGGCCCCTGTTTGCGCGAGTGCTCGAGGGGCTCGGGGTCCCGGTCGCCGCCGAGGCGTCCGTGCCGCTGGCTCGAACCGCCGCCGGCCGCGGGCTCACGGCGCTCGCGCGCGCAAGCCTGCCCGATGCCGGCGGCGAGGAGCTGCTCGCCTTCATGCGGGCTCGCCCTGGCAAGCCTCAGGGGATCGGCGACTGGGTCGAGCGCCGCCTGCTGCGCGGCGAGGCCCACACGGCGGACGAGCTGGTTGCCGGCTGGAAGGCACGTCCCTGGATGCTCGCCGCCGTTCGCGACGCCCGCCCGGGCGGCGAGTGGTTGCGTGCGCTCGCCGCCGCCGCGCACGAGCTCGCGGAGGAGTCACATGCCGGCCAGGAGCCCGTCGACGGACGCAGCCAAGGGGGTGCCGCAGGCGAAGCCGTGCCCTTCGCCCCGCTCGAGCTGCGCGCCGCTGCGGCGGCCGCGAGCACCCTCACCGACCTCGCCGAGCTCGACGGGATAGCAGGCTCCGCGGCCCCCGCACCCGCCGAGGCGCTCGAGCTGCTCGAGGAGGTTCGGGTGCCTCTCTGGCGCGGCCCCACCGAGGGAAGGGTCCGGGTGCTGGGCCCCTACCGGGCGCGAGCCGCGCGAGCCCGGCACCTGTTCGTCTGCTCACTCCAGGACGGCGAGTTCCCGGGGGGCGACACCGGGGATCCGCTGCTGGGGGACGAGCGGCGGCGGCGGCTCGGCATCCCGGCGCTCGTCCGGCAGGACCAGGCCACCGAGGAGCGCTACCTCTTCCACGCCTGCGCCTGCCGTCCCACCGAGCGGCTCTGGCTCTGCTGGCGAAGCTCCGACGAGGAGGGCCGCCCCGCGACCCGGTCGCCCTTCGTGGACGAGGCCCTGGACCTGCTGGCCCCGGCTCCGGAGGAGGCCGAGGAGCGCCTCAAGCGCGTCCATGGCCTGGAGCACGTCGTCTTCGAGCCTGCGGACGCCCCCAGTGCTCGCGAGCTTGCGCGCTCCCTGGCGGCCTGCGGGCCGCGGAAGCGCGAGGACCTCCCGGGGCCGCTTGCCAACCCCGGCGTGCTCGCCGAGCTCCAGCGGCGCGACCCGGTCGGACCGGGAACGATCGAGAAGTGGATCGAGTGCTCCTACAGGTGGTTCGTCGACCACGAGCTCTCCCCGCAGCGCCTCGAGCCGGATCCCGACCACCTGACAACCGGCTCGATCGTCCACGATGTGCTCGAGCGTCTCTACTCGGAGCCCCCCGGCGAGGATCGAATCCCCCGCACGGACGACGTTGCTCGCTGGCGACAGCACGCGGCGACCCTGCTCGAGGGCGAGGCCGAAAGAAGGGGTCTCGAGCCCCACCTGCCCGGAACCAGGATCCTGATGGCCCGCATGCGGGCGCAGATCGAGCGCCTCCTGGACCGCGAGGCGGCGGGCGAAACCGAGCTGCGACCCGCACTGTTCGAAGCCTCCTTCGGGGAGGGCGCTGACAGCCTGGTGCCGTCCCTCGACCTCGGCGAGGTCCGGATCCACGGCCAGATCGACCGGGTGGACGTGACCCCGGACGGCCGCTTCGGCGTCGTCTACGACTACAAGACCGGCTCCAGGGTGTGGGCGGCGGCGAAGCTCGGCGACGAGGGCAAGCTGCAACTCCAGCTCTACGCGCGCGCCCTTCGCGACCGTTGGGACATCGAGCCGATCGGCGGCCTGTACTACCCGCTCGGCGCGCGAAACGACCCCCGGCCCCGAGGGTTCGTCGCGGCCGGGACCGAAGCCACCGAGGCCCTCGACGTCTTGAGCACCGATCGCCTCGAGCCCGACGAGGTCCAGGAGATGCTCGAAGCCGGCGCATCGCGCGCCAAAGAGAAGGTCGCGGCGATGCGCGAGGGCGAAATCGGGCGCGACCCGAACGGCGGCGCCTGCCCAGTGTGGTGCCGCTACCAGCCGATCTGCCGGCTGGAGCGCTCGATCGGTGCCGAGGAAGCCACGGGCAACGGCGAGGGAGGAAACGGAGCGGGATGA